A genomic window from Bdellovibrio sp. SKB1291214 includes:
- a CDS encoding LamG domain-containing protein has protein sequence MNKTIGSIMMILLSVSELALAQIPGTQTGLPSAHNSQECKSPDRAAWMPKANNVKALWHMDGTAGTIANGASIASGFSGGPAAAATISGNTLSYATSTIANFRQAITATGATATDTISLTNSATDVSAGTWSFWVKMAIPSSGQQRLFYKSDNNSGAGYLAAIYSDGTLEFVKVKSSSNMKLQTCKLNSTYFANTWRHIVITWDGTTTYTADNVTNQTGVKMYIDGVELTNPGAADTTRFTGTCSNTGNYGGYAYAQPGSGTAGADTGLPLFLMGINASYTSPTATAFTGSMDEFMIWNVALSAAEVAAVYKHQKCN, from the coding sequence ATGAATAAAACCATCGGCTCAATCATGATGATTTTGCTTTCTGTGTCTGAGTTAGCTCTGGCACAGATTCCTGGCACGCAGACGGGATTGCCTTCGGCGCATAATAGCCAAGAATGCAAAAGCCCTGACCGTGCCGCATGGATGCCTAAAGCAAACAATGTGAAAGCTTTATGGCACATGGATGGTACCGCCGGCACGATCGCCAACGGTGCATCGATCGCATCTGGATTTTCCGGAGGCCCTGCTGCGGCAGCGACAATCTCTGGGAATACCCTGTCTTACGCCACCTCGACAATTGCAAATTTTCGGCAGGCGATTACGGCAACAGGCGCCACAGCAACAGATACGATTTCGTTAACAAACTCTGCGACAGATGTCTCAGCAGGCACTTGGAGCTTCTGGGTAAAAATGGCGATACCCTCCTCTGGGCAACAACGTTTGTTTTATAAAAGTGATAACAACAGCGGAGCAGGTTATTTGGCTGCCATTTATTCTGACGGTACACTTGAATTCGTCAAAGTAAAATCAAGCAGCAATATGAAGCTGCAAACGTGCAAGCTAAACTCTACTTATTTCGCAAATACCTGGCGTCATATCGTTATAACGTGGGATGGAACGACGACTTACACGGCTGACAACGTGACCAATCAAACTGGCGTTAAAATGTATATCGATGGCGTGGAACTGACGAATCCTGGAGCTGCCGACACAACTCGTTTTACAGGGACATGTTCAAATACGGGCAACTACGGTGGTTACGCTTACGCTCAGCCGGGATCAGGTACCGCCGGTGCCGATACTGGACTTCCTTTATTCTTAATGGGCATCAATGCCTCTTACACCAGTCCAACCGCCACGGCTTTTACGGGCAGTATGGACGAGTTCATGATCTGGAATGTGGCTTTATCGGCAGCTGAAGTTGCTGCGGTCTACAAACATCAAAAGTGCAATTAG
- the gcvP gene encoding aminomethyl-transferring glycine dehydrogenase, with protein sequence MKIDDLSPRNEFIPRHIGPNDSDIQAMLKELGFASLDELANKIIPSQIRTDHKFDGVGPGISEFGLLNHLKSMVSKNKVMKSYIGLGFHDSITPTIIQRNIFENPVWYTAYTPYQAEIAQGRLEALLNFQTMVADLTGMEISNSSLLDEGTAAAEAMFMAHALCKTKATAFVVSDKMHPHVIEVLGTRAEPLGLEMIVTNPATYDFAKPAFGVFFQYPDTEGAVENYSDLAKKYQAQGAHVVASVDLLAMTLLTPPGEWGADIVVGNSQRFGVPLGYGGPHAAFLATKDAYKRMMPGRLVGVSVDSQGKQALRLALQTREQHIRREKATSNICTAQVLLANMASMYAVYHGPEGLKKIAMRVNRLTAIMADGLSKLGYNVSKGAFFDTITVVSDNAAGIIAQAEQLGMNFRQINDKTLSIALNETVTLTDVETVWMAFNGGNKAAFDALAIDDTLKLEIPADLTRKSKFMTNPVFNSHHSETELLRYIHHLQNKDITLTHSMIPLGSCTMKLNATTELVPVSWPEISKLHPFAPVSQTSGLIEMIKDLENKLCDITGFAAVSLQPNAGSQGEYAGLLVIRKYHQSRGQGHRNICLIPSSAHGTNPASAALAGMQVVVVNCDDLGNVEISDLKAKAEQHKDNLAALMITYPSTHGVYEEGIKEICDIVHANGGQVYMDGANMNALVGMCRPGTFGADVSHMNLHKTFAIPHGGGGPGVGPIGVGAHLKEFLPKHSLVPEAGPANGITSTTSAPWGSASILPISWAYITMMGAKGLRKATLVSILSANYIAKKLEKAYPVLYKGKSGYVAHECIIDVRDIKKSSGIDVTDVAKRLIDYGFHAPTMSFPVAGTLMIEPTESEPKQEVDRFIDAMLAIRKEISAVESGKMDKENNALKNSPHTAQMMMKPEWNHPYTREEAVYPVEWLRTNKFWPVVGRVDNAYGDRNLICSCPSIEEYR encoded by the coding sequence ATGAAAATCGACGATTTATCTCCACGTAACGAATTTATTCCTCGCCATATTGGTCCAAACGATTCTGACATCCAAGCGATGTTGAAAGAATTGGGTTTTGCCTCTTTGGACGAATTAGCTAACAAAATCATTCCCTCTCAAATCCGCACGGATCATAAATTCGACGGCGTTGGCCCTGGCATTTCTGAATTCGGTTTATTGAACCATTTGAAATCAATGGTTTCAAAAAACAAAGTCATGAAATCTTACATCGGTTTGGGTTTCCATGACTCTATCACTCCAACAATCATTCAAAGAAACATCTTTGAAAATCCAGTGTGGTACACGGCCTATACTCCTTACCAAGCCGAGATCGCCCAAGGTCGTTTGGAAGCTTTGTTGAACTTCCAAACGATGGTTGCTGATTTGACTGGAATGGAAATTTCCAACTCATCCCTTCTTGATGAAGGAACAGCTGCTGCCGAAGCGATGTTCATGGCTCATGCACTTTGCAAAACTAAAGCAACAGCGTTTGTTGTTTCAGACAAAATGCACCCACACGTGATCGAAGTCCTGGGGACTCGCGCAGAGCCATTGGGTCTTGAGATGATCGTGACTAATCCAGCGACTTACGATTTCGCGAAACCAGCATTCGGTGTGTTCTTCCAGTACCCTGACACTGAGGGTGCCGTAGAAAATTACTCAGACCTTGCAAAAAAATATCAAGCGCAAGGCGCACACGTTGTTGCTTCCGTTGATTTGTTGGCAATGACTCTGCTAACTCCTCCGGGCGAGTGGGGTGCTGACATCGTTGTCGGTAACTCTCAACGTTTCGGCGTACCATTGGGTTACGGTGGCCCGCACGCTGCGTTCCTTGCAACGAAAGATGCTTACAAGCGCATGATGCCGGGTCGCTTAGTCGGTGTATCTGTAGATTCTCAAGGCAAACAAGCTTTGCGTTTGGCTTTGCAAACTCGTGAACAACATATCCGCCGTGAGAAAGCGACTTCCAACATCTGTACAGCGCAAGTTCTTTTAGCGAACATGGCTTCGATGTATGCGGTTTACCATGGACCTGAAGGTCTTAAGAAAATCGCTATGCGCGTGAACCGTTTGACGGCGATCATGGCAGATGGTCTTTCCAAACTTGGTTACAATGTTTCTAAAGGTGCCTTCTTTGATACGATCACTGTTGTTTCTGACAACGCGGCTGGTATCATCGCTCAAGCTGAACAATTAGGTATGAATTTCCGCCAGATCAACGATAAGACTTTAAGCATTGCTCTGAACGAGACAGTGACTTTGACTGACGTTGAAACCGTTTGGATGGCGTTCAACGGAGGCAATAAAGCCGCCTTCGATGCTTTGGCGATCGACGACACATTGAAATTGGAAATCCCAGCTGATTTGACTCGTAAGTCTAAATTCATGACAAACCCTGTGTTCAACTCTCATCACAGCGAGACTGAACTGCTTCGTTACATCCATCATTTGCAAAACAAAGACATCACTTTGACTCACTCAATGATTCCATTGGGTTCTTGCACAATGAAATTGAATGCAACAACTGAGTTGGTTCCAGTTTCTTGGCCAGAGATCAGCAAACTTCACCCGTTTGCACCGGTTTCTCAAACTTCTGGTCTGATTGAAATGATCAAAGACCTTGAAAACAAACTTTGCGATATCACTGGTTTCGCCGCAGTAAGTTTGCAACCAAATGCAGGTTCTCAAGGTGAATACGCAGGTCTTCTGGTTATCCGCAAATACCACCAATCTCGTGGTCAAGGTCACAGAAACATCTGCTTGATCCCTTCATCTGCGCACGGGACAAACCCTGCTTCAGCTGCACTAGCTGGTATGCAAGTGGTTGTTGTGAACTGCGATGACTTGGGTAACGTTGAAATTTCTGACCTTAAAGCAAAAGCCGAACAACACAAAGACAACTTGGCTGCGTTGATGATCACTTATCCATCCACTCACGGTGTTTACGAAGAAGGTATCAAGGAAATCTGCGATATCGTTCACGCAAACGGCGGCCAAGTGTACATGGATGGTGCCAACATGAATGCCTTGGTTGGTATGTGCCGCCCAGGTACTTTCGGTGCTGACGTTTCTCATATGAACTTGCACAAAACATTCGCGATCCCTCACGGTGGTGGCGGTCCGGGTGTGGGTCCAATCGGTGTCGGCGCTCACTTGAAAGAATTCTTGCCTAAGCACTCTTTGGTTCCTGAGGCAGGTCCCGCAAACGGTATCACTTCAACGACGTCAGCTCCGTGGGGTTCAGCATCGATCCTTCCGATCTCTTGGGCTTACATCACAATGATGGGTGCTAAGGGTCTTCGCAAGGCGACTTTGGTGTCAATTTTGTCAGCAAACTACATCGCTAAGAAATTGGAAAAAGCATACCCAGTTCTTTACAAAGGTAAGTCTGGTTATGTGGCCCATGAATGTATCATCGACGTTCGCGATATCAAAAAGTCGTCTGGCATCGATGTAACTGACGTTGCCAAACGCTTGATCGATTACGGCTTCCATGCTCCGACTATGTCATTCCCAGTTGCGGGCACATTGATGATCGAACCAACAGAGTCAGAACCAAAACAAGAAGTCGATCGTTTCATCGATGCTATGCTTGCGATCCGCAAAGAGATCTCTGCGGTTGAATCTGGCAAAATGGACAAGGAAAACAACGCTCTTAAAAATTCTCCGCACACTGCGCAGATGATGATGAAACCAGAGTGGAATCATCCATACACTCGCGAAGAAGCTGTGTACCCGGTTGAGTGGTTGCGCACGAACAAGTTCTGGCCAGTGGTCGGCCGCGTGGATAATGCCTACGGCGACCGCAACTTGATCTGTTCTTGCCCATCGATCGAAGAATACCGCTAA
- a CDS encoding glycosyltransferase family 9 protein, translating into MKRILLIRLDKIGDLISTMCVDQAAFLSDYEVKWVIAKGLSFVPDNADPKRSFVELSKDDWKTSLKTLRLFIREFKPDVAVSFQAPWWVSFALWAEGVKVRAGVKSQWHSFLFLNKGLRQRRSKAVQHEADYNMDLLRFALNEKSKEPTPVLKLTAPNNPELLAKHSLTEKNYVVVHAGMAGSALNWPTARYISLIEQITPFAKVALTGTPADEPFLTEIKARFKNDAQVVNLQSQLKPAELFTVLKNAKAVVVPSTGVAHMASSLGAPVLGLYSPIRVQHPRRWAARGENVKIFVSKNENPPYDHAMEEIQVDDLLKALNSL; encoded by the coding sequence ATGAAACGTATTTTACTTATTCGTCTAGATAAGATCGGCGACTTGATCTCCACCATGTGCGTGGATCAAGCCGCTTTTTTATCTGACTATGAAGTGAAATGGGTCATTGCCAAGGGCCTTAGCTTTGTTCCCGATAATGCCGATCCAAAACGTTCCTTCGTCGAACTTTCCAAAGACGATTGGAAGACTTCATTAAAGACATTGCGCTTATTCATCCGCGAATTTAAACCTGATGTTGCCGTAAGCTTTCAAGCTCCATGGTGGGTCAGTTTTGCATTATGGGCTGAGGGCGTAAAAGTCCGCGCGGGCGTAAAATCCCAATGGCACAGCTTTTTGTTTTTGAATAAAGGTCTGCGCCAACGTCGAAGCAAAGCCGTGCAACACGAAGCTGACTATAACATGGATTTGTTGCGCTTTGCTTTGAATGAAAAATCCAAAGAGCCAACTCCAGTTTTAAAATTAACTGCACCCAACAATCCCGAGCTTCTGGCGAAACATTCTTTGACCGAGAAAAATTATGTTGTAGTCCACGCCGGAATGGCTGGTTCTGCACTGAACTGGCCAACGGCTCGTTATATTTCTTTGATTGAACAAATCACTCCCTTTGCCAAGGTCGCCTTAACGGGAACTCCTGCAGATGAGCCATTTCTAACAGAGATCAAAGCTCGTTTTAAAAACGATGCTCAAGTGGTCAACCTACAAAGCCAGCTCAAACCAGCAGAGCTTTTCACGGTACTTAAGAATGCGAAAGCCGTCGTAGTACCAAGCACAGGTGTTGCCCATATGGCTTCCTCCCTGGGGGCGCCGGTTCTGGGCCTTTACTCCCCCATCCGCGTTCAGCATCCCCGCCGTTGGGCTGCCCGTGGAGAGAATGTAAAAATTTTCGTATCCAAGAACGAAAATCCCCCTTACGACCACGCGATGGAAGAAATCCAGGTCGATGATTTGCTAAAAGCCCTGAACAGTCTGTAG
- a CDS encoding small ribosomal subunit Rsm22 family protein encodes MQRQFTVPANFEEAIAKALADYKLTLKDSKELAKCVLALSDFFITQPDGQTPWHEPWAQVAYLCYYLPLNAARLRAVISEGEKRGFFAGLEEVIDFGAGLATASLSLSETQNLKYTLIERAAEPQRLIEKHFPFFKSQEWLRTFNGGRLKNPTKTMALFSYSLTELSDLPDWAYECEALFIAEPSTQQDGRKLLQLRAKLLEKGFHAWAPCTHEGPCPLLAQSKTDWCHDRIHFNAPEWFLAMEEQLPMKNRTLTTSFLLMRKQKPTAIPAARVVGDTLKEKGKDRQMICRGPDREFLAWMHKFKIQQEIPRGSLIEIPEGLQKVSNELRVQQEIQVL; translated from the coding sequence ATGCAAAGACAATTTACAGTCCCGGCAAATTTCGAAGAGGCTATCGCGAAAGCATTAGCAGACTATAAGCTGACCTTGAAAGATTCCAAGGAGCTGGCGAAGTGCGTGCTGGCGCTGTCTGATTTCTTTATCACTCAGCCCGACGGCCAAACTCCATGGCATGAACCCTGGGCGCAAGTGGCTTATCTTTGTTATTATCTCCCTTTAAATGCAGCCCGCCTGCGTGCGGTCATCTCAGAGGGCGAAAAACGCGGCTTCTTTGCAGGTCTTGAAGAGGTCATCGATTTCGGCGCGGGCCTTGCGACAGCGTCCCTAAGTCTTTCTGAAACTCAGAATCTCAAATACACATTGATCGAGCGTGCTGCGGAACCTCAGCGTTTGATCGAGAAACACTTTCCGTTTTTTAAATCGCAAGAATGGCTTCGCACCTTTAATGGTGGACGCCTGAAGAACCCCACCAAGACGATGGCGTTGTTCTCATATTCTTTGACGGAACTTAGCGATTTGCCTGATTGGGCTTATGAGTGTGAGGCATTGTTTATCGCTGAACCCTCAACGCAGCAAGATGGCCGCAAGCTTTTGCAATTACGTGCGAAGCTTTTGGAAAAAGGTTTCCATGCCTGGGCACCTTGTACTCATGAGGGACCATGTCCACTGTTAGCACAGTCTAAAACTGACTGGTGCCATGATCGTATTCACTTTAATGCGCCTGAATGGTTCCTAGCCATGGAAGAACAACTTCCAATGAAGAACCGCACTTTAACAACAAGCTTTTTGCTGATGAGAAAACAAAAGCCAACAGCAATTCCCGCGGCTCGCGTGGTCGGTGATACCTTGAAAGAAAAAGGAAAAGATCGCCAAATGATCTGCCGCGGTCCCGATCGCGAGTTCCTAGCGTGGATGCATAAATTCAAGATTCAACAAGAAATCCCACGGGGTTCTTTGATTGAAATCCCCGAGGGCTTACAAAAAGTTTCAAACGAGCTACGGGTCCAACAAGAAATCCAAGTTCTGTAA
- a CDS encoding CHASE3 domain-containing protein, with protein sequence MNILKNFNFRTTAGFTICLIITITIGYHQQQSISLIKEVSQLRAEARSNAYRIVSLENLLTDVETSQRGFLLVGDPSYLQPYREAVEQIPLAYEEIELKLSKQKNQLDRLKKVEVLINKKLDEMDKTVSLKMAGKTAEALRLVKHGDGQAYMSDLRFLLKTMDDEQKLLVLQRGEWMENIVQQSKIILYAGSIIETLLISLLMYLIARSYFARTKVIKEMAQSNKSLERQRDHAKQVIELQNELGSRESLKEVDVMDMIVKITSRLTGADGAVLELIDGDEFVYKHVYGTAEPYKDIRVKIDGTFSGKCLREMQTISCPDISQLDKDLHITLANKVSVASMVVVPLHHHGRILGVLKNYSSSLNHFEQDAVEALKIITGCLAGALAQAQDFTEKLKLIEDLEKTQADLIVSTDKAQRATLAKSRFLATMSHEIRTPLNGIMGMTGLLMEGNLGDEQRDYGNAIKASADALLTLVNDVLDFSKIESGHMTFENLDFDIVSTLHDIHKSFSFTARQKNIDLTLDIEPVFPAIVKGDPGRVRQVFLNLISNAIKFTHEGSVKIKASVKSKDEYGYLFKFEIIDTGIGISEEVIDTLFQEFIQADLSTTRKYGGTGLGLAICKRLVEKMNGELGVVSANGQGSNFWFTMHLMAGQNEVYATEHDSPDEEMPKRDKPWRILIAEDNQINQIIILKMLEHFGIRADIAGNGREVVEAAHSRCYDMILMDCHMPEMDGYEATSVIRTSKAIGNNNIPIIAMTANAMKEDKEKTMKSGMDDFVSKPIDKKRVRAVLIKWMKKILAQEMQRSA encoded by the coding sequence ATGAACATCCTAAAAAACTTTAATTTCCGAACGACGGCAGGTTTTACGATCTGTTTGATCATCACAATCACAATCGGATATCACCAGCAGCAAAGTATAAGTTTGATCAAAGAAGTCAGTCAACTTCGCGCTGAGGCGCGCTCGAATGCGTACCGTATTGTAAGTCTTGAAAATCTTTTGACGGATGTTGAAACAAGTCAACGAGGATTCCTTTTAGTGGGTGATCCGTCGTATTTACAGCCGTACCGTGAAGCCGTGGAACAGATTCCTTTAGCTTATGAAGAAATCGAATTAAAACTTTCCAAACAAAAAAATCAGTTAGATCGTCTAAAAAAAGTTGAAGTTCTTATCAATAAAAAATTGGACGAAATGGATAAGACCGTTAGCTTGAAAATGGCTGGGAAGACCGCTGAAGCCTTAAGATTGGTTAAGCATGGTGATGGCCAGGCTTACATGTCAGATCTGCGTTTCCTGTTAAAAACAATGGATGATGAGCAAAAGCTTTTAGTTTTACAACGTGGTGAATGGATGGAAAACATCGTTCAGCAAAGTAAGATTATTTTATATGCTGGAAGTATCATCGAAACTTTGCTGATTTCATTGCTGATGTATCTTATTGCGAGGTCTTACTTTGCAAGAACGAAAGTGATTAAGGAGATGGCCCAATCTAACAAATCATTAGAGCGCCAACGTGATCACGCTAAGCAAGTTATCGAATTGCAGAACGAGTTGGGTAGCCGTGAGTCTTTAAAAGAAGTCGACGTCATGGATATGATCGTTAAGATTACGTCGCGTCTGACGGGTGCTGACGGTGCGGTCCTGGAACTTATTGATGGAGACGAATTCGTTTATAAGCATGTGTACGGAACTGCTGAACCCTATAAAGATATCCGCGTAAAAATTGATGGAACATTTTCAGGCAAGTGTTTGCGCGAAATGCAAACGATCAGCTGTCCCGATATCAGTCAGTTAGATAAAGATCTCCACATAACTTTAGCCAATAAAGTCAGTGTGGCTTCAATGGTTGTCGTGCCTTTGCATCATCATGGAAGAATTCTGGGCGTGTTGAAAAACTACTCCTCCAGTTTGAATCACTTTGAGCAAGATGCGGTGGAAGCGTTAAAAATTATTACGGGATGTCTTGCGGGAGCACTGGCTCAAGCGCAAGATTTTACGGAAAAATTAAAGCTCATCGAAGACCTTGAAAAAACACAAGCTGACTTGATCGTATCCACTGATAAGGCTCAGCGTGCAACTTTGGCAAAATCTCGGTTTTTGGCAACCATGTCTCATGAAATCAGAACTCCACTGAATGGAATCATGGGTATGACGGGCCTTTTGATGGAAGGGAATCTGGGGGATGAGCAGCGAGACTATGGCAATGCGATCAAAGCCTCTGCTGATGCGTTGTTAACGTTGGTCAATGACGTACTTGATTTCTCAAAAATTGAATCAGGTCATATGACCTTTGAAAATTTGGATTTCGATATTGTTAGTACATTACATGATATTCACAAGTCTTTTAGCTTTACGGCTCGTCAGAAAAATATTGATCTGACGTTAGATATCGAACCTGTGTTTCCTGCGATTGTAAAGGGCGATCCCGGTCGCGTTCGGCAGGTGTTTTTAAATTTGATCAGCAATGCGATCAAGTTTACCCATGAAGGCTCTGTGAAAATTAAGGCTTCGGTAAAATCTAAGGATGAATACGGATATCTGTTTAAATTTGAAATTATCGATACTGGGATTGGAATCTCAGAGGAAGTAATTGATACTCTTTTCCAAGAGTTTATTCAGGCCGACTTGTCAACCACTCGCAAGTACGGTGGAACAGGGTTGGGCTTGGCCATCTGTAAACGTTTGGTAGAGAAGATGAACGGCGAGCTTGGGGTGGTTTCAGCAAATGGACAGGGATCTAATTTCTGGTTCACGATGCATTTGATGGCTGGCCAAAATGAAGTCTATGCGACAGAGCATGATTCACCCGATGAGGAGATGCCAAAACGTGATAAGCCTTGGCGTATTTTAATTGCCGAAGACAATCAAATCAATCAGATCATTATTTTGAAAATGCTAGAGCATTTCGGGATACGCGCGGACATTGCGGGGAACGGCCGTGAAGTGGTCGAGGCCGCCCACAGTCGTTGTTATGACATGATTCTGATGGATTGCCACATGCCTGAGATGGATGGTTACGAGGCAACCTCGGTCATTCGTACCAGTAAAGCCATCGGGAATAATAATATTCCAATTATCGCAATGACTGCCAATGCGATGAAGGAAGATAAAGAAAAGACCATGAAGAGTGGCATGGATGATTTCGTATCCAAGCCAATCGATAAAAAACGCGTTAGGGCGGTTTTGATCAAATGGATGAAGAAAATCCTTGCCCAGGAAATGCAACGATCGGCTTAA
- a CDS encoding 50S ribosomal protein L11 methyltransferase: protein MTALSPIHAWHYDMLIDHQRNHFYEDIIRKNCKDKIVLEIGAGSGLMSVLAIRHGAKQVICCEANHLLAKAAELLIRRMGLQDRIRLIQGFSTDIPTESIPKVDMVLHELFASDPFAEDVIHSLRDAKRFMKPDAIFVPEGIQLTYQAVRGHALRQELKFAGIELHEMTQLLGQVHPALRNNNIPGSPNKTYFLPKVSMESLVKNSYDYLETNPDLVGIDAIELTYMIYDGDQQMQAAPFGLLAENRHWSTIFFYKTNLQTNQVQFHLQDEIKLLMN from the coding sequence ATGACAGCTTTAAGCCCTATTCACGCCTGGCACTATGACATGCTGATTGATCATCAGCGAAACCATTTCTACGAAGACATCATTCGCAAAAACTGCAAAGACAAAATCGTTTTAGAAATCGGCGCCGGCAGCGGCCTCATGTCAGTCCTAGCAATCCGCCACGGAGCCAAGCAAGTCATCTGCTGCGAAGCGAACCATCTATTAGCAAAAGCCGCCGAACTACTAATCCGCAGAATGGGCCTGCAAGATAGAATCAGATTGATTCAAGGATTCTCAACAGACATCCCCACAGAATCAATTCCCAAAGTGGACATGGTCCTTCACGAACTCTTCGCCTCAGACCCCTTCGCAGAAGACGTGATTCACTCCCTAAGAGACGCCAAACGCTTCATGAAACCCGACGCCATCTTTGTCCCGGAGGGCATTCAGTTAACGTATCAAGCAGTACGAGGCCACGCTTTAAGACAAGAATTAAAATTCGCAGGAATTGAATTGCACGAAATGACTCAGTTATTGGGCCAAGTTCACCCAGCCCTCAGAAACAACAACATACCAGGCTCCCCTAACAAAACTTACTTCCTTCCAAAAGTAAGCATGGAAAGCCTAGTAAAAAACTCCTACGACTATCTAGAAACAAATCCCGACCTAGTAGGAATCGACGCCATCGAACTAACCTACATGATCTACGACGGCGACCAACAAATGCAAGCAGCCCCCTTCGGCCTCCTAGCAGAAAACCGCCACTGGTCCACAATCTTCTTCTACAAAACCAACCTACAAACCAACCAAGTCCAATTCCACCTACAAGACGAAATCAAACTCCTAATGAACTAA
- the gcvH gene encoding glycine cleavage system protein GcvH, whose product MAFHIPEDYYYTKEHEWAQVDENIVTVGITEFAQDSLGEIVYVELPEEGQKITQGQTFGVVESVKAVSDLYAPVSGTVIEVNAALGDDPSVLNDDPVNEGWLVRIEMDTEKELANLMRAPDYKKLIAEK is encoded by the coding sequence ATGGCATTTCATATTCCTGAAGACTATTACTACACTAAAGAACACGAATGGGCTCAAGTTGACGAGAACATCGTAACTGTTGGTATCACTGAGTTCGCACAAGATTCTTTGGGCGAGATCGTTTACGTTGAACTTCCAGAAGAAGGTCAAAAAATCACTCAAGGCCAAACTTTCGGTGTTGTTGAGTCCGTAAAAGCTGTTTCTGACCTTTACGCGCCAGTTTCTGGCACTGTAATCGAAGTAAACGCTGCTTTGGGCGACGATCCATCAGTTTTGAATGATGATCCAGTGAACGAAGGCTGGTTGGTTCGTATCGAAATGGATACGGAAAAAGAGCTTGCGAACCTAATGAGAGCTCCAGACTATAAAAAATTGATCGCAGAGAAATAA
- the gcvT gene encoding glycine cleavage system aminomethyltransferase GcvT — translation MKKTPLADNHVSLGARMVDFAGWYMPVQYVGLREEHDNVRKNVGLFDVSHMGEIRVKGPKALETLEWLTTNDVARLNDGEAQYSLLPNDQGGLVDDIIVYCLSKNSDYLVCVNASNKDKDFAWMTKHNKGSDMTDESDKWGQIAIQGPKALELCDRVFGFKVSEMKPFTVKSGKFQNHNIMVATTGYTGEKGCEVFVDAAGTSALWNELLAQGKDLGVAPIGLGARDTLRTEMKYSLYGHEIDDTTNPYEAGLGWVVKPAKKDFMNKAQIVGVKEAGLKQNLVGFKMLEKGIPRQGYSLFSFDNKEIGKVTSGTHSPSLDEPIGIAFIDVAFAKEGTEFLLDIRGRKVKAVVVKTPFISK, via the coding sequence ATGAAAAAAACTCCGTTAGCAGATAACCACGTTTCTTTGGGTGCCCGTATGGTCGATTTCGCCGGCTGGTACATGCCTGTTCAATATGTCGGCCTTCGTGAAGAGCACGACAACGTTCGTAAGAACGTAGGTCTTTTTGATGTGTCTCACATGGGTGAAATCCGTGTGAAAGGCCCAAAAGCTCTTGAGACGTTGGAGTGGCTAACGACGAATGATGTCGCTCGTTTGAACGATGGTGAGGCTCAGTACTCTCTTTTGCCGAATGACCAAGGTGGATTGGTTGACGATATTATCGTTTATTGCTTGTCGAAAAATTCTGACTACTTGGTGTGCGTGAATGCTTCCAACAAAGACAAAGACTTTGCGTGGATGACAAAGCATAACAAGGGCTCAGACATGACGGATGAGTCTGACAAATGGGGGCAGATTGCTATTCAAGGTCCTAAGGCTTTGGAACTTTGTGACCGCGTTTTTGGTTTCAAAGTCAGCGAGATGAAACCGTTTACTGTTAAATCTGGAAAATTCCAAAACCATAACATCATGGTCGCTACGACTGGTTATACCGGGGAGAAGGGCTGTGAGGTTTTCGTAGATGCCGCAGGCACTTCGGCATTGTGGAATGAACTTTTGGCTCAAGGTAAAGACTTGGGAGTGGCACCGATTGGTTTGGGCGCTCGCGATACTTTGCGCACAGAGATGAAATATTCTTTGTATGGCCACGAGATCGATGACACGACGAATCCATATGAGGCGGGACTTGGTTGGGTGGTAAAACCGGCTAAGAAGGACTTCATGAACAAGGCGCAAATCGTTGGGGTCAAAGAGGCCGGTCTTAAGCAAAATCTTGTGGGATTTAAGATGCTTGAGAAGGGCATCCCTCGCCAAGGTTACTCCCTGTTTTCTTTTGACAATAAAGAGATCGGAAAGGTAACTAGTGGTACTCACTCACCAAGCTTGGATGAACCAATCGGCATCGCATTTATCGATGTGGCCTTTGCTAAAGAGGGAACTGAGTTCCTACTTGATATCCGTGGCCGTAAAGTGAAAGCGGTTGTTGTTAAAACACCATTTATTTCGAAATAA